A region of the Patescibacteria group bacterium genome:
GCAATGAAGTCAGCCGGACCAAATTCATCTGTAATACTTAGGACGATATTAACGACTAAAATAATCAAACCGCCGGTATAAGTCCAACTTTGTTTTTTGATCGTCCCGATCATGATAAATATTAATAAACCGGCATCAACAAACATAAATAGTGAAATAAACTCCATCAAGTTCGTATAGTCCGGTTTTGTCGTACCGCCGAAGGAAGCGATTATCCCGAAGACCAGCCAAATAACGGCATTCACACCCAGCAAAATTTGCAGGACTTTCATAGTTATTGGAATGCTTTCATTTTTGATGTCCTTGGTGTTTTTATTCGGTTGTGTACTGTTTGCCATATATTTTGGGCGGTAAATGTTTATCTGATAAAATTATAGCATATCCCGACAGTTATTAGAATTTATTATCTTGTGGTATATTAAATACATGAGTATTAACATGGACAAATGACTGAAGAATATCCCTCTTCGGGGGAAGGGCAGAATCAATCAAAAAACACCAAGATTTGGATAATATTTTTGGCTGTTGTCGCTTTAGCGATATTAGCGTTTATCTGGTGGTGGATTAATGATGGCGGAGAAATCGGCTTCAGTATGAATAAAACATTATCATATTATATTTCATGAAAAGAAAATATTACTATATTATTGGCATTATATTTCTAACAGCGATAATTGTGTATGCAATTGCTTATCGTTATGTCGCGACGGTTGCTGAATAAAATTTCTGTGTATATAAAAAACACCGCTTATCCGCGGTGTATTTATTTATTTTTAGGTCGTAACTGGGGGAGCTCTTTCTCCTTCAATATGACTGTTTTTTATTGACTGCAGGAGCTGGGAAGAAAGTTCAATACCGCGTCCGGAGTATAATTTAATGTAATTATTTTCAAAATCCGATACCAACATTGGATTGGATATATGATACGCGCTGGGTATCAGATCTGAACTTTTTGAGTTATTATCTGAAAGGGATGTTTCCGATTTTTCATCGTATTCTTTCGCCTGACTTTCATTATTAATTTTAGATGAATATTCATCTGAATAAATACTTTCTGATATCGCGAATATTCCGCTGACACCGGTTAGTATAGTCAGAAATGCGATTATGGTTGTTATTGAATCAATCATTTTGTTTTGTCTCCTACTAATTCATACGCGCTGTCGGAAAATAATATTTCAAAACTAAAACGCCCTATTTTTAGGGCGCTTATCCATTACTTATATACCAGGATTAGGTGGATTCTGGCTATCAGGATCCGCTTTGTTTTTTTTCTGTTTCCACATGGGATAAAAATACATCCACGCACCGGTTAAAATCATTAAGAATAAAACTATGCCGAAATAGGTGCTCAGCTGGTTATGCAGGTAGCGGATCAATCCCATATTGATAAAGGTAAGATACTCAGATGCAATCTTTGGGAATTTAAGTAATGACCCGGAAATTGTCATCAGTAAACCCAGAGACATGATGATAATAACCAGATAGCGGTGGATTTTTTTTGAAAATAAGTATAAATTATTCATCTTCTTCATCCTCCTCGTCTTCTTCATCTTCTTCATCCTCCTCCTCGTCTTCTTCTTCCTCATTTCCGTCGCCAACTGACGGTGACTGATTAACGTTTAATTGTGTTTGCTGAATTTCATTAGTGGTAGTATTACTACCCAATGCGCCGATTAAATATGCGCTTAACTGACTGCTGGCAAAAGAGGAATGACTGCCTTGGCCGCCTTGTGTATTGAAAGCCTGTGTGGCGTCTTTTCCGCAATAAGGAATAATAATACTGCGACCGCCGGGATGCGAATTTAAATATGCTGATACAGCATAGACATTATTGCTGACAATTATCCAGCAGTCACTAGCTGTATTGTGTTTTGCAACTAAAGTTGTATCAAGTGCAATATTGCTTGGCTGTGCCACAACCGTGTTAGCCGTTGTATTATTGTTGGTTGTGGTATCGGTCGGAATTTGTTGCTGTACCTGTTGAATTTGTTCGGTTGTTGTATCACTTCCTATTTTACCGACTAGATAACTACTTAGCTGGCTATCGGCAAAAGAGGAATGGCTTCCTTGGCCGCCTTGTGTATTGAAGGCCTGCGTGGCATCTTTTCCGCAATAAGGAATAATAATATTGCGGCCACCAGGATGAAGGATAAGATAGTTGGTTACGTCATATGCGTTGCTATCTATAATAATCCAACAATCGCTAGGGGCATCATGCTGGGCAACGAGGCTGGTACTCAGAGAGACAGTTGTTGGCGTAACGGCAACAATATTGGTGGCAGTATTTGTATTACCATTGATTGTTGTTTCTACTGCAACTGCCTGCTGGTTCAATTCACCAAGGTATAATGCGCCGAGTTGTTCTATGGCATTTTGAGAATGACTGCCTTCACCTGCTTTTGTTGAAAAGGCGACTGTTGCATCTTTTCCACAATACGGCAATACAACCGATTGTCCTCCCGGGTGTAATCTTAAATAATCCGTAACATCATATACTTTATTATTGATAATCAACCAGCAATCTGTTTTAGTCTTATGGTTTGCAATATTTGCTTCGGACAACGCGTTGTTTTCCGTGCCAACCGATCCATTTAAATTAGCATTAACATTAACAGTCGGCTGTTTATTGTCAAAATAAGAAACAGAAAAATAGGTAACCAGACCGACGATCAGGATTATTCCTATTATACCGATGATATTTTCGTTTTTCACGATCAGGATTTAATTGTTAGACATGGTCATTATAATAATAAATCGAACAAATAACAATTATGTTACAGGATACTATACTACAGATTAAGTGTAAGATTAAGCGTAATGACCCATTCGTTATTAATATATCTTGCCGCTGACTTACCGCTGACCGGAAATCCATCAGTATAATAAGTTAAGTGAATTTCGGTCATGATGGCGCTACCACCTTCCGCCCGGCGTCCTTTTCTCATATAAGCGTATTCTTCCACTTCATTTTCTGCATCACCAGGTACCGTGACTTCCAGAAGATACACTCCATCTTCATCTTCAAGTCTACGGACTTCTGTTGTTTCTTTCTCTGTCAGACTTTTGATGATCGAAAAAATCTCTTCCGGTGTCGGGATACGCTCTGGAGCCTGCTCTTCTGTTTCACCTTTTTCTGTAATTCCGGCTTCTCTGAAAAGCCTGTTCTTCTCATTCTGAAGTTCTTCTAACTTATTATGAACCCTTTCTTTGCGCGCTTTATCTTCAGATGAATCCTCCGGGGGATTTAGAAATGGAATGTCAAATTTACCCATATTGTTCTAATTAAACTATTTATATTTTAATAACAAAGCGACTGCATTGATACAGCTCCATCTATTACTTGCTTAACACAACCTTCGGCTGAATCATCCGTGTAACATGTGCCGATAATGCCGGATAACTCTTCATCCTCAAGTGTTACCATTTGTGCTTCCGATAGTGCTGGTGGAAAACAGATGCCTGACTGGCATTGTCCGCCGTCAGTACATATTTCACCATCTGCTTTATATGAAAGTAGGCAATTATCACTATTTTTCTCCCACACACCGCCCGCCTTTTCACAGTTGGACTGGTTTTTTTGCGGATTATTTTCCGGTAATTGGGAATAGAAATAACCCACCAATATCCCAAACAGGCAAATTGAAACGATAATGATAATGACTATAAACAGATCTTTGTTAGTCTTTTTGGATTGTGTTTTCATATATTGGTTTGTTTGGAATAATATATACTGTTTACTTAATAATAACATATTTATGCATTTGTTGGTAAAAAACTCTTATCTATTCTTGACAGTAAACACCTCTACTGATATGGTCCATATATCAATAGTCATTGATATATATGCCACAAAACTGCTGTGATAAAAACTCAAGCGAAAGCCGGAAAATCGACCAGCTGGCTCAGTTTGTCAAAATGATCAACGAGCCAAATCGTCTTAAAATTCTCTGTCTTTTAAAACGGGGAGAGCTTTGTGTATGTGAAATATTTGAAACATTAAAGCTCCCGCAAAACCTTATTTCCCATCATCTGAAGGAATTAAGCAGTCTGGAAATAGTCGGTTTCAGGAAACTGGGGACGAAAGTGATTTATTCCAGAAATGAAAGTGTGATTGAGAAATATTCTAAATTATTAAATAAGGTAATACAAATATGAAGATTCAAGTTTTAGGTACCGGCTGTGCAACCTGCAAAAAGCTTTTTGAACAGACAAAACAAGCTGTAAAACATTTGGGATTGGAAGCGGAGGTGGAATATATTACTGACATTCAGAAGATTATTAAAATGGGGATGATGACCAGTCCTGTTTTGGCGGTTAACGGGAAACCGGTGCTGACCGGACTTCCTGGCGATCAAGACAAAATTAGCGAGGTAATCAAAAAGAGTATTAAAGAGGCTGGTAGCGAGTCCAGCAGTTGTTGCGGAGATAAAAGTAATTGTGATTGTAATCCGGATGATAATAAAAATGCCGGTTGTTCATGCGGAGGTAGTTGTTAAAAAATAAAACTATGGATATATTTTACCCGATTGAATTATTGGCAGGCACCATCAGTTATGAGTGGTTTGGTTTGGTAAGGGGGTCTTATGCCGGCAGTGCTGTAAATTTTTTTATTTATGACACGATTAAAATCGGTCTACTTTTGATCGTAATAAATTATGTAATGGCCATTGCGCGCTATTATTTTCCGGTGGAAAAGATCAGGGATATTCTGAGTAGCAGAAAGTGGTACGGGTTGGATTATGTTCTGGCTGCAGGCTTGGGAGTGATCACTCCGTTTTGCTCCTGCTCTTCTATACCGCTATTTATCGGTTTCGTCAGCGCCGGGATACCACTGGGAGTTACCTTTTCTTTTCTAATTGCTTCGCCGCTGGTTAATGAGGCATCGCTTTTCATATTTCCATCAGTGTTCGGGTTGAAGATGACGATTGTTTATAATTTGCTGGGTATTACTATCAGCGTAATTGCCGGCATGATCATCCAGCGACTGAAAATGGATAAGCATGTTAATCCGGCTTTTCTAAAATTCAAAACACAAAAAGAAGCAGTGG
Encoded here:
- a CDS encoding PepSY domain-containing protein, which produces MNNLYLFSKKIHRYLVIIIMSLGLLMTISGSLLKFPKIASEYLTFINMGLIRYLHNQLSTYFGIVLFLMILTGAWMYFYPMWKQKKNKADPDSQNPPNPGI
- a CDS encoding cytochrome b5-like heme/steroid binding domain-containing protein; amino-acid sequence: MKNENIIGIIGIILIVGLVTYFSVSYFDNKQPTVNVNANLNGSVGTENNALSEANIANHKTKTDCWLIINNKVYDVTDYLRLHPGGQSVVLPYCGKDATVAFSTKAGEGSHSQNAIEQLGALYLGELNQQAVAVETTINGNTNTATNIVAVTPTTVSLSTSLVAQHDAPSDCWIIIDSNAYDVTNYLILHPGGRNIIIPYCGKDATQAFNTQGGQGSHSSFADSQLSSYLVGKIGSDTTTEQIQQVQQQIPTDTTTNNNTTANTVVAQPSNIALDTTLVAKHNTASDCWIIVSNNVYAVSAYLNSHPGGRSIIIPYCGKDATQAFNTQGGQGSHSSFASSQLSAYLIGALGSNTTTNEIQQTQLNVNQSPSVGDGNEEEEDEEEDEEDEEDEEDEEDE
- a CDS encoding metalloregulator ArsR/SmtB family transcription factor is translated as MPQNCCDKNSSESRKIDQLAQFVKMINEPNRLKILCLLKRGELCVCEIFETLKLPQNLISHHLKELSSLEIVGFRKLGTKVIYSRNESVIEKYSKLLNKVIQI
- a CDS encoding MTH895/ArsE family thioredoxin-like protein, which translates into the protein MKIQVLGTGCATCKKLFEQTKQAVKHLGLEAEVEYITDIQKIIKMGMMTSPVLAVNGKPVLTGLPGDQDKISEVIKKSIKEAGSESSSCCGDKSNCDCNPDDNKNAGCSCGGSC
- a CDS encoding permease, with product MDIFYPIELLAGTISYEWFGLVRGSYAGSAVNFFIYDTIKIGLLLIVINYVMAIARYYFPVEKIRDILSSRKWYGLDYVLAAGLGVITPFCSCSSIPLFIGFVSAGIPLGVTFSFLIASPLVNEASLFIFPSVFGLKMTIVYNLLGITISVIAGMIIQRLKMDKHVNPAFLKFKTQKEAVAENEGNKVPLVKRLKMWWQDGIRISKSILPYVILGVGLGAIIHGYVPESFVETYLNNDSWWVVPLATIMGIPLYANSVSVIPVVEALANKGVAIGTALAFMTATVTLSIPGLLILKKAMNWKLLSAFIIITSVGIMIIGYFFNIFTF